A genomic region of Staphylococcus roterodami contains the following coding sequences:
- a CDS encoding DUF948 domain-containing protein produces MDWILPIAGIIAAIAFLILCIGIVAVLNSVKKNLDYVAKTLDGVEGQVQGITRETTDLLHKVNRLTEDIQGKVDRLNSVVDAVKGIGDSVQTLNSSVDRVTNSITQNISQNEDKISQVVQWSNVAMEIADKWQNRHYRRGSANYKANNVADDANHSYTSRVDK; encoded by the coding sequence ATGGATTGGATTTTACCAATTGCTGGAATTATCGCTGCGATTGCATTCTTAATTTTATGTATCGGTATCGTAGCTGTGTTAAATTCTGTTAAGAAAAACTTAGATTATGTTGCTAAAACACTTGACGGAGTTGAAGGTCAAGTTCAAGGTATTACTCGTGAAACAACTGATTTACTTCATAAAGTAAACCGTTTGACTGAGGATATCCAAGGCAAAGTAGATCGTTTAAACTCAGTTGTAGATGCTGTTAAAGGTATCGGTGACTCAGTACAAACGTTAAACAGCTCTGTGGATCGTGTAACAAATTCAATTACACAAAATATTTCTCAAAATGAAGATAAAATCTCACAAGTTGTTCAATGGTCAAATGTAGCAATGGAAATTGCTGACAAATGGCAAAATAGACACTACCGTCGTGGAAGTGCAAATTACAAAGCTAATAATGTAGCAGATGATGCAAATCACAGCTATACTTCTCGTGTAGATAAATAA